The following coding sequences are from one Nicotiana tomentosiformis chromosome 3, ASM39032v3, whole genome shotgun sequence window:
- the LOC138907901 gene encoding uncharacterized protein, which translates to MPKTSTGEMPYSLVYGTNAVLPVEVGEPSLRYSHESGPRNDESRRQELDEVEEQRDMAYIRMIAQKQQAECYYNKKEKVRPLKVGDYVLKAKTQASKDLREGKLGTNWYGPYKITATSNKGPFQLETLEGKLLPNNWNITHLKYFAF; encoded by the coding sequence atgccGAAGACAAGCACAGGAGAGATGCCCTACTCTTTAGTCTATGGGACTAATGCAGTATTACCGGTTGAGGTCGGGGAGCCCAGTCTAAGATACTCCCATGAGAGCGGACCAAGGAACGATGAAAGCAGAAGGCAGGAACTCGATGAAGTTGAAGAACAAAGAGACATGGCCTATATAAGAATGATTGCCCAAAAACAACAAGCAGAGTGCTATTACAACAAGAAGGAAAAGGTCAGGCCgcttaaagtcggggactacgtgcttaaagctaaaacacaagcaagcaaagacctacgagaaggcaaactaggaacaaattGGTACGGTCCGTACAAAATCACAGCGACATCGAACAAAGGGCCATTCCAACTAGAAACAttggaaggaaagctactaccaaacaactggaatattaccCACCTCAAGTACTTTGCCTTTTAA
- the LOC104096237 gene encoding transcription factor bHLH51-like: protein MPRSLREKLEHRDMMDNSSCSEYWPETETETETETHFHHFQEVAVASPFLLPLIPNTCDDTSFQLCENPCYWSQHLSEEDASASANASAASRSHSEAEKRRRDRINAQLSTLRKLIPRSEKMDKAALLRSVVEHVKDLKGRAKEISKVVNTPTDIDEVIIEHLDEEENHENSSNSIFLKVCLCCDDRPELFSELNRALKNMKLTTVEANITSLGGRIKCVFVVKSINGVCLNSLKQSLRVVLSRIAISPSTSNYRIKSKRQRFFLPANFS, encoded by the exons ATGCCAAGATCATTGAGGGAGAAATTAGAACATAGGGACATGATGGATAATTCCTCATGTTCTGAATATTGGCCTGAgactgaaactgaaactgaaactgaGACTCATTTTCATCATTTCCAAGAAGTTGCTGTTGCTTCACCTTTTCTACTTCCATTGATTCCAAATACTTGTGATGATACCTCCTTTCAACTTTGTGAAAACCCTTGTTATTGGTCTCAACACTTATCTGAAGAAGATGCAAGTGCAAGTGCAAATGCAAGTGCTGCTTCTAGGAGCCATAGTGAAGCTGAGAAAAGACGCAGAGACAGAATTAATGCTCAGCTTTCCACTCTAAGAAAACTCATTCCCAGGTCTGAaaag ATGGATAAGGCAGCTCTACTTAGAAGTGTAGTTGAGCACGTTAAAGATTTAAAAGGAAGAGCAAAGGAAATCAGCAAGGTAGTGAACACTCCAACTGACATTGATGAAGTAATAATTGAGCATTTAGATGAGGAAGAAAATCATGAAAATTCCAGCAATAGCATATTTCTCAAGGTTTGTCTATGCTGTGATGATCGACCTGAATTGTTCTCAGAGCTAAACAGGGCGCTTAAGAACATGAAACTAACAACTGTGGAGGCTAATATAACTAGTTTGGGTGGCAGAATTAAGTGCGTTTTCGTGGTTAAGTCCATTAATGGTGTTTGCTTGAATTCTCTTAAACAGTCTCTTAGAGTGGTGCTTAGTAGAATTGCTATTTCCCCTTCTACATCCAATTATCGCATCAAAAGTAAGAGGCAGAGATTCTTCTTGCCTGCTAATTTTTCTTAA